The nucleotide sequence TTCCGCTGGAGCTTGCGTGGGTATTTTTCCAAGAAACATCGTCAATTCAATTGTCCCTGGATACGTATACGTACCTATCCACAGCAATAAAGATTTCTTTGATATATCGTGCTATATACGAAAAAATGAAACCAGGGTTGAAATTCTTGACCTTGTTGCAAAAGTACAGGAACAGTTTCGTAGCAGATAGTTCTATGTATCGGGCGGTTATGGTCGCTGCAAAAAGCTTTTCCACCAGTTTCCGCGCACAGAGGCCCATGACATGGGCAAAAAAACAGCCCCGCCGGGGCCTCTGAAAAGGCGCTCCCGGCAGGGCAATAGACACGACAAAAAAAATGCAACGAGAGGGCTACCGCTCCCTGGGCCAGCTGTGTGCCCGCAGTTTTTCACCCAGTCGCAGCAGTACAGGGTTCGCCTGCTCTTCAAAGTTTTGCCAGCCGCTCTCGGCATAGGCCAACAGCGCGGCCACCGTATCCAGCGCTTCCTCAACACTGTCCACCCAAGCGCTCGCCGCGCCGTGCAGCATGAGCCCCGGCCCCTCCAGCGGCCCGCGAATGCCCAGCACGGGCACTCCGGCCCCGACGGCCAGCCCCACCTCAACACCCGCGTCCTGCCCGGAAGCGCCGTAATAGATGACCAGATCGGCGGTCAGGCAGGCGTGGCGACAAAAGGCGTACACCTCGCCGCCGTCGCGGTCGGTATCCATCCAGATACGTCGTTCCGCCGGGGTCAACCCCGGAGGGGGAACGGCCTTGTCCGTCCAGTCCAGCATCCGGCAGCCCATGCTCCGCAGCTCGCGCCCCAACAGTCGCACGCCGTGCTTGTGTTTGAAAGACCCTGCAACATAGATGGTCAACGCAGCCATGCAACATCCTTTACAGCAATGAAATGAACCCGGATTGCGATTAAAATTCTATGCCTGGCGCAGCCTTTACGCCCGTGCGCCAAGGGTGCTTGATTTCCGTCATGGAGGTCACAAGGTCGGCCGACTCCACCAGCCAGTGGGGAGCATTGCGGCCGGAGAGAACCAGATGACGGTTGCTGGCGCGGGCAAGCGCCATAATCTGTTCCAGCTCCTGCTGCTCGAGAATGCCCGCGCTGAGCGCATACAGGGTTTCATCCAGCACCAGCATGTCCACCTGTTCAAGCTGTACCTGCGCCCATGCAACCACGCTCAGGGCGGCCTCGCGGTGCGCGGGGCGGTCCGCATCGTTGCGCAAAAAGCCAAGCCCCCCCGCAAAAAACCGCCCGTCCAGCAGTTTGGCAAGCATGGCCTGCTCGCCCGCCTGCCCATCACGCTTCATAAACTGCCCAAAGGCCACGCTCAGGCCCTGCCCCATGGCGCGTACGGCCTGCCCCACGCAGGCGCTGGTTTTTCCCTTGCCGTCGCCCGTGTACACAAGAATCATTATTTCCAGACTCCCGGAATCTGCTCGCCGCACGAGGGGCATTTGCCGCCCACGCCGTGCAGCCGCGTTGCGTAGGCATCCCGCTCAATAACCACAGCTCCGCACGAGGGGCAAAAGGTGTTGCTGCCCAGGGCGCTGCGGGCGTTGCCGATATATACGTGCTGCAACCCGGCCTGCCGCCCGATGTTGCGGCTCGCCTCAAGTGTAGCCAGCGGCGTGTCGGGATGGTTTGCCATGAGATGCGCGCCGTGAAAACCAGAGACATGCCAGGGGGTTTCCGGCCCCAGTTCGTCCCGAATAAATGCCGCCAGATCCGCCAGCTCGGCGGGACTGTCGTTGACGCCCGGTATAACCAGGGTTGTGACCTCAAGCCACCAGCCAAGTTTTTTTATGGCCTTGAGGTTTTCAAGCACAGGCTGCAGGTGGGCTCCGCAATATTTGCGGTAAAAGTCCTCGCTGAAGGATTTTAAATCCACATTGGCGGCGCAGATGCACCGGCCCAGCGCAGAAAGGCAGTCCTTGGACATGTAACCGTTGGTGACAAGCACGCTGCGTATGCCCTTTTTGGCCGCAATGCCCGCTGTTTCGTACAGCAGCTCAAAAAAAACCGTCGGCTCGTTGTAGGTAAAGGCCATGCTCTGGGCATGATTGGTGAGGGCCAGCGCCAGCAGATCCTCGGGCGCAGCGCGCTTGCCGGGCACTATGCCGTTTTCCGGCACATGCGCTATGCTGTTGTTCTGGCAGAATTTGCACGAAAAATTGCACCCCGCGCTGCCCACGGAAAAAATCTGGCTGCCGGGCAAAAAATGGTACAGGGGCTTTTTTTCCACAGGGTCCATGCCCACAGCAGTGACAACCCTGCTGACCAGCGAAACAAGCTCGCCCCGCAGGTTGACGCGTACACCGCAAATGCCCTTGGCCCCCTTGCGCAACCGGCAACGGTGGGCGCACAGGCGGCACGCAACTGATCCATCAGGCTGAGA is from Desulfovibrio desulfuricans and encodes:
- a CDS encoding cob(I)yrinic acid a,c-diamide adenosyltransferase, which gives rise to MILVYTGDGKGKTSACVGQAVRAMGQGLSVAFGQFMKRDGQAGEQAMLAKLLDGRFFAGGLGFLRNDADRPAHREAALSVVAWAQVQLEQVDMLVLDETLYALSAGILEQQELEQIMALARASNRHLVLSGRNAPHWLVESADLVTSMTEIKHPWRTGVKAAPGIEF
- the amrS gene encoding AmmeMemoRadiSam system radical SAM enzyme, translating into MLAALWDSQPDGSVACRLCAHRCRLRKGAKGICGVRVNLRGELVSLVSRVVTAVGMDPVEKKPLYHFLPGSQIFSVGSAGCNFSCKFCQNNSIAHVPENGIVPGKRAAPEDLLALALTNHAQSMAFTYNEPTVFFELLYETAGIAAKKGIRSVLVTNGYMSKDCLSALGRCICAANVDLKSFSEDFYRKYCGAHLQPVLENLKAIKKLGWWLEVTTLVIPGVNDSPAELADLAAFIRDELGPETPWHVSGFHGAHLMANHPDTPLATLEASRNIGRQAGLQHVYIGNARSALGSNTFCPSCGAVVIERDAYATRLHGVGGKCPSCGEQIPGVWK
- a CDS encoding translation initiation factor 2, with product MAALTIYVAGSFKHKHGVRLLGRELRSMGCRMLDWTDKAVPPPGLTPAERRIWMDTDRDGGEVYAFCRHACLTADLVIYYGASGQDAGVEVGLAVGAGVPVLGIRGPLEGPGLMLHGAASAWVDSVEEALDTVAALLAYAESGWQNFEEQANPVLLRLGEKLRAHSWPRER